A genomic window from Micromonospora violae includes:
- a CDS encoding helix-turn-helix domain-containing protein, which translates to MNELPVGRRVAQWRVRRNMTQQQFADRLGKSKSWVDKVERGVRRLERVSNLREVAETLRIDVEVLLGARPTRPTPVVAGVDGIRTALARYHLPGTDRPPLAEEVVTRLAHAEQSYRHARYAALLMLLPDLLDDVREARAAHPGTTDGLLVSVYALIALVLIKVDQGELAWLAADRGMSVALATHDPQLAGTATVPLSQALRSRGRRRSALDAAVAAADRIGAHEFGVGSSANVALRGTLLLQVALAAAGGRDERLAHQSLDQAETISRDIGTDGGGSFSRAAVEAARVIVEVALGDSPTAMARHERLVAGDEWRWLPHEHRAAYLLDVARAYARVGDMLRAGRTLLDAERTAHGEVHDRPVVRKLVAVVWRSADAPVGLGQLAATLGAA; encoded by the coding sequence GTGAACGAGCTGCCGGTGGGCCGCCGGGTCGCGCAGTGGCGGGTGCGGCGGAACATGACGCAGCAGCAGTTCGCCGACCGGCTCGGCAAGTCGAAGAGTTGGGTGGACAAGGTCGAGCGTGGGGTACGCCGGTTGGAGCGGGTGTCCAACCTTCGGGAGGTCGCTGAGACGCTGCGTATCGACGTGGAGGTCCTGCTGGGGGCGCGGCCCACCCGGCCGACGCCGGTCGTCGCCGGGGTGGACGGGATCCGGACGGCGTTGGCCCGGTACCACCTGCCGGGCACGGACCGGCCGCCGCTGGCCGAGGAGGTGGTTACCCGGCTGGCGCATGCCGAGCAGAGCTATCGGCATGCCCGGTACGCGGCACTGCTGATGCTGCTGCCCGACCTGCTCGACGACGTGCGCGAAGCGCGGGCAGCACACCCCGGCACGACGGACGGGCTGCTGGTGTCGGTGTACGCGCTCATCGCCCTGGTGCTGATCAAGGTCGACCAGGGCGAGCTGGCCTGGCTGGCCGCCGACCGTGGCATGAGTGTCGCCCTGGCGACCCACGACCCGCAGCTGGCCGGCACCGCCACCGTGCCATTGAGTCAGGCGCTGCGGTCCCGGGGTCGACGGCGGTCCGCCCTGGACGCGGCGGTCGCCGCCGCCGACCGCATCGGTGCGCACGAGTTCGGCGTCGGGTCCTCGGCCAACGTGGCGCTGCGGGGGACGCTGCTCCTTCAGGTCGCCCTCGCCGCCGCAGGCGGGAGAGACGAACGCCTCGCCCACCAGTCACTCGACCAGGCCGAGACGATCAGCCGAGACATCGGCACGGACGGCGGCGGAAGCTTTTCCCGGGCGGCGGTCGAGGCGGCCCGCGTGATTGTCGAGGTGGCCCTCGGCGACAGTCCAACGGCGATGGCGCGGCACGAGCGGCTGGTGGCCGGAGACGAGTGGCGGTGGCTCCCGCACGAACATCGGGCCGCGTACCTCCTCGACGTGGCCCGCGCGTACGCCCGGGTCGGCGACATGCTCCGGGCGGGCCGGACGCTGCTCGACGCGGAGCGCACCGCCCATGGGGAGGTGCACGACCGGCCGGTGGTCCGGAAGCTGGTCGCGGTCGTGTGGCGGTCCGCCGACGCGCCGGTCGGCCTGGGCCAGCTCGCCGCCACCCTCGGTGCCG
- a CDS encoding winged helix-turn-helix domain-containing protein: MPRQPVYEQVIDDVIRSIQSGTLQPGDKLPSIAELGEQYRASATPIRLALRILDERGWIEVHQGKGSFVAAEPPA, from the coding sequence ATGCCGAGACAACCCGTATACGAGCAGGTCATCGATGACGTGATCCGCTCGATCCAGTCCGGCACGCTCCAGCCCGGCGACAAGCTGCCGTCCATCGCGGAACTCGGCGAGCAGTACCGGGCCAGCGCCACGCCCATCAGGCTTGCCCTGCGGATCTTGGATGAGCGGGGCTGGATCGAGGTACACCAGGGCAAGGGGTCGTTCGTGGCGGCGGAACCGCCCGCCTGA
- a CDS encoding ArnT family glycosyltransferase, whose product MSHPEQHRGRWRPRLDRPALVALLFGLAGVVYRLVLTLFTVPVSNSDEATFGLAALHIGQGREHPVFLYGQHYMGMVESYLAAPLVALFGPSWPVLRLPMLALYAVFLYLIHRLTRRLCTPWFATFVVGLLALGPERVVRDQLTVVGGRPEVKPAVLLMLLITVGLAAGTVHRRRLAIGLFGLLVGLAVWSDWLILPYLAVAGLALVWAVRRDLLGWSGLLLVAGTVVGVAPMIVDNLRAGPGDDSLSVFREVSTKTGPLPPWSDRIRGGLLEGVPLAHGLCPVDGCGRWQQWFGVLYPVLLVAGAALAVLAYRRAGRGPRGERVGPVVQLTLVAGAVLTLLSYVRSPLAATSPLDNARYLSVLQLSLPAVLWPLWVAALTAWRGTCSVLGRLAGALSVAVLAALTVAMLVITVLFAATGTAASRTEERQARELAAALRADGPHEVYGDYWTCNRLIFNTDESVICGVLDADLSPGQNRYRPYWRQVGRAARPGYVTEIDSPMDRRLRALLADRADAGPVREVGGYRVYHPDTPVRPWR is encoded by the coding sequence GTGTCGCATCCAGAGCAGCACCGCGGGCGATGGCGTCCGCGACTCGACCGGCCGGCGCTCGTCGCGCTGCTGTTCGGGCTCGCCGGTGTCGTCTACCGGCTGGTTCTGACGTTGTTCACGGTGCCGGTGTCGAACAGCGACGAGGCGACCTTCGGTCTGGCCGCGCTGCACATCGGGCAGGGCCGGGAACATCCGGTCTTCCTCTACGGGCAGCACTACATGGGGATGGTGGAGTCGTACCTGGCGGCTCCCCTGGTGGCGCTGTTCGGCCCGAGCTGGCCGGTGCTGCGGCTGCCGATGCTCGCGCTGTACGCGGTCTTCCTCTACCTGATCCACCGGTTGACCCGCCGGCTCTGCACCCCGTGGTTCGCCACCTTCGTGGTGGGTCTGCTCGCGCTCGGGCCGGAACGGGTGGTGCGCGACCAGCTCACCGTCGTCGGTGGGCGGCCGGAGGTGAAGCCGGCGGTGCTGCTGATGCTGCTGATCACCGTGGGGTTGGCCGCCGGCACGGTGCACCGCCGACGGCTCGCCATCGGCCTGTTCGGGCTGCTCGTCGGGCTGGCCGTCTGGTCGGACTGGCTGATCCTGCCGTACCTCGCGGTGGCCGGGCTGGCCCTGGTCTGGGCGGTACGACGCGACCTGCTCGGCTGGTCCGGTCTGCTGCTGGTGGCGGGGACCGTCGTCGGCGTGGCCCCGATGATCGTCGACAACCTGCGGGCCGGGCCCGGTGACGACTCGCTCTCGGTGTTCCGGGAGGTCAGCACCAAGACCGGCCCGCTGCCGCCCTGGTCCGACCGGATCCGGGGCGGCCTGCTGGAGGGGGTGCCGCTGGCGCACGGGCTCTGCCCGGTGGACGGCTGCGGGCGCTGGCAACAGTGGTTCGGCGTGCTGTACCCGGTGCTGCTGGTGGCCGGCGCGGCCCTCGCGGTGCTCGCGTACCGTCGCGCCGGCCGAGGGCCGCGCGGGGAGCGGGTCGGGCCGGTCGTGCAACTCACGCTGGTCGCCGGCGCGGTGTTGACCCTGCTGTCGTACGTGCGCAGCCCGCTCGCCGCGACCAGCCCGCTGGACAACGCCCGCTACCTGTCGGTGCTGCAACTGTCGCTGCCGGCGGTGCTGTGGCCGCTCTGGGTGGCGGCGTTGACGGCCTGGCGGGGCACCTGCAGCGTGCTCGGGCGGCTCGCCGGCGCGCTGTCGGTCGCCGTGCTGGCCGCGCTGACCGTGGCCATGCTGGTGATCACCGTGCTCTTCGCGGCCACCGGGACCGCGGCGTCGCGGACCGAGGAGCGCCAGGCCCGGGAGTTGGCCGCCGCGCTGCGCGCCGACGGACCCCACGAGGTGTACGGGGACTACTGGACCTGCAACAGGTTGATCTTCAACACGGATGAGTCGGTGATCTGCGGGGTGCTCGACGCCGACCTGTCCCCGGGGCAGAACCGCTACCGGCCGTACTGGCGGCAGGTGGGTCGGGCAGCGCGGCCGGGCTACGTGACGGAGATCGACTCGCCGATGGACCGGCGGTTGCGCGCGCTGCTCGCCGACCGGGCCGACGCCGGGCCGGTGCGGGAGGTCGGCGGCTATCGCGTGTACCACCCCGACACCCCGGTGCGGCCCTGGCGGTAG
- a CDS encoding App1 family protein, whose translation MPPTPAGQLAVPNLHRAARIEDAVHQLVERRLRRTGWRINIVAYTGYGAPGWVRVMCRVLLGRPDTRQRGRLDKVRGWRSFATLPAKHVTVIIEAGGVCHEAQADRSGFVDTLVEADLPPGWGTVRLSVPDAEPVDAPVRILAPDVRFGILSDIDDTVMVTALPRPLLAAWNTFVLDEHARAAVPGMAVLYERLVTAHPGAPVFYLSTGAWNVAPTLTRFLSRHLYPAGPLLLTDWGPTADRWFRSGMEHKRSTLARLAKEFPDVRWLLVGDDGQHDQEIYREFAAAHPENVAGVAIRRLSPTQSVLAGTLPAPAGRTASGPVGQKWLSAPDGAGLWQLLRDAGLV comes from the coding sequence GTGCCACCCACTCCCGCCGGCCAGCTGGCCGTTCCGAACCTGCACCGGGCAGCGCGGATCGAGGACGCCGTGCACCAGCTCGTCGAGCGCCGGCTGCGGCGCACCGGCTGGCGGATCAACATCGTCGCGTACACCGGCTACGGCGCGCCGGGTTGGGTGCGGGTGATGTGTCGGGTGCTGCTGGGGCGTCCGGACACCCGCCAGCGGGGTCGGCTGGACAAGGTCCGTGGCTGGCGCAGCTTCGCCACCCTGCCCGCCAAGCACGTCACCGTGATCATCGAGGCCGGCGGGGTGTGCCACGAGGCGCAGGCCGACCGCAGCGGCTTCGTCGACACCCTGGTCGAGGCCGACCTGCCACCCGGTTGGGGTACGGTCCGGCTCAGCGTCCCGGACGCCGAGCCGGTCGACGCGCCCGTGCGCATCCTCGCCCCGGACGTCAGGTTCGGCATCCTCTCCGACATCGACGACACGGTGATGGTGACCGCGCTTCCCCGACCGCTGCTCGCCGCGTGGAACACGTTCGTGCTCGACGAGCACGCCCGCGCGGCCGTGCCCGGCATGGCGGTGCTCTACGAGCGGCTGGTCACCGCGCACCCCGGCGCGCCGGTCTTCTACCTCTCCACCGGCGCGTGGAACGTGGCGCCCACGTTGACCCGCTTCCTGTCCCGGCACCTCTACCCGGCCGGGCCGCTGCTGCTCACCGACTGGGGCCCGACCGCCGACCGCTGGTTCCGCAGCGGCATGGAACACAAGCGCTCCACCCTGGCCCGGCTGGCCAAGGAGTTCCCCGACGTGCGCTGGCTGCTGGTCGGCGACGACGGCCAGCACGACCAGGAGATCTACCGGGAGTTCGCCGCCGCCCACCCGGAGAACGTGGCCGGGGTGGCGATCCGCCGCCTCTCCCCGACCCAGTCGGTGCTGGCCGGCACCCTGCCCGCTCCGGCCGGCCGGACGGCGTCGGGGCCGGTGGGGCAGAAGTGGCTCTCCGCCCCGGACGGCGCCGGCCTCTGGCAGCTGCTGCGCGACGCCGGCCTGGTCTGA
- the glgB gene encoding 1,4-alpha-glucan branching protein GlgB, translating to MDQLISGATHDPHALLGAHPTGSSTTIRTLRRGAGDVVLLVGDDRHPMKRVHDVGVFEARVDGVVLDYRVEVDGTAHDDPYRYPPTLGELDLHLIREGRHERLWDALGARVFDEGVAFSVWAPNAQGVQVVGDFTGWAPDDGWPMRSLGSSGVWELFVPNARVGARYKYRVLGADGQWRDKADPLAAYAEVPPATASVVHHSTYRWNDADWLARRAERQPHQEPMSVYEVHLGSWRPGLSYRELAEQLTAYVTELGFTHVEFLPVMEHPFGGSWGYQVTGYYAPTSRFGDPDDFRYLVDRLHAAGIGVLLDWVPAHFPKDEWALARFDGTPLYEHPDPRRGEHPDWGTYVFDFGRNEVRNFLVANALYWCDQFHIDGLRVDAVASMLYLDYSRNHGEWAPNQYGGRENLEAIAFLQEVNATVYKHHAGVVMIAEESTAWPGVTRATAEGGLGFGFKWNMGWMHDTLLYTSKDPIYRQHHHHQLTFSLAYAWSENYVLPISHDEVVHGKGSLTGKMPGDTWQRLANVRALLAYKWAHPGKQLLFMGSELADDREWSEERGLDWYLLHDPARAGVQRLVGDLNRIYRDTPALWAQDTDPAGFRWIAGDDVANNTVSFVRIAPDGSTLVCVANFSAQPLHDYRIGLPAGGTWQEVLNTDAHPYGGSGVGNLGEVRAEDVPWHGMVASAALQVPPLGVIWLRRS from the coding sequence ATGGACCAGCTGATCTCCGGCGCGACGCACGACCCGCACGCGCTGCTCGGCGCGCACCCCACGGGCTCCTCGACGACGATCCGCACCCTGCGCCGGGGCGCTGGCGACGTGGTGCTGCTCGTCGGCGACGACCGGCACCCGATGAAGCGGGTGCACGACGTGGGCGTCTTCGAGGCCCGGGTCGACGGCGTCGTGCTCGACTACCGGGTGGAGGTCGACGGCACCGCGCACGACGACCCGTACCGCTACCCGCCGACCCTCGGTGAGCTGGACCTGCACCTGATCCGCGAGGGCCGGCACGAGCGGCTGTGGGACGCGCTGGGCGCGCGGGTCTTCGACGAGGGCGTGGCGTTCAGCGTCTGGGCGCCCAACGCCCAGGGGGTGCAGGTGGTCGGCGACTTCACCGGCTGGGCCCCCGACGACGGCTGGCCGATGCGGTCACTCGGCTCCAGCGGGGTGTGGGAGCTGTTCGTCCCCAACGCCCGGGTCGGGGCCCGCTACAAGTACCGGGTGCTCGGCGCCGACGGGCAGTGGCGGGACAAGGCCGACCCCCTGGCCGCGTACGCGGAGGTGCCGCCGGCCACCGCCTCGGTGGTGCACCACTCCACCTACCGGTGGAACGACGCGGACTGGCTGGCCCGGCGGGCCGAACGGCAGCCGCACCAGGAACCGATGAGCGTCTACGAGGTGCACCTCGGCTCGTGGCGGCCCGGCCTGAGCTACCGGGAGCTGGCCGAGCAGCTCACCGCGTACGTCACCGAGCTGGGCTTCACGCACGTGGAGTTCCTGCCGGTGATGGAGCACCCGTTCGGCGGTTCCTGGGGCTACCAGGTGACCGGCTACTACGCGCCCACCTCCCGGTTCGGCGACCCGGACGACTTCCGGTACCTGGTCGACCGGCTGCACGCCGCCGGCATCGGCGTACTCCTGGACTGGGTGCCCGCGCACTTCCCCAAGGACGAATGGGCCCTCGCGCGGTTCGACGGCACACCGCTGTACGAGCACCCCGACCCGCGGCGCGGCGAGCACCCCGACTGGGGCACGTACGTCTTCGACTTCGGCCGCAACGAGGTGCGCAACTTCCTGGTCGCCAACGCGCTCTACTGGTGCGACCAGTTCCACATCGACGGGCTGCGGGTCGACGCGGTCGCCTCGATGCTCTACCTGGACTACTCCCGCAACCACGGCGAGTGGGCCCCGAACCAGTACGGCGGCCGGGAGAACCTGGAGGCCATCGCGTTCCTCCAGGAGGTGAACGCGACCGTCTACAAGCACCACGCCGGCGTCGTCATGATCGCCGAGGAGTCCACCGCCTGGCCGGGCGTCACCCGGGCCACTGCCGAGGGCGGGCTGGGCTTCGGCTTCAAGTGGAACATGGGCTGGATGCACGACACCCTGCTCTACACCTCGAAGGACCCGATCTACCGCCAGCACCACCATCACCAGCTCACCTTCTCCCTGGCGTACGCCTGGAGCGAGAACTACGTGCTGCCGATCAGCCACGACGAGGTGGTGCACGGCAAGGGCTCACTAACCGGCAAGATGCCCGGCGACACCTGGCAGCGGCTGGCGAACGTGCGGGCGCTGCTGGCGTACAAGTGGGCGCACCCCGGCAAGCAACTGCTCTTCATGGGCTCCGAGCTGGCCGACGACCGGGAGTGGAGCGAGGAACGCGGCCTCGACTGGTACCTGCTGCACGACCCGGCCCGCGCCGGCGTGCAACGGCTCGTCGGCGACCTCAACCGGATCTACCGGGACACCCCGGCGCTCTGGGCACAGGACACCGACCCGGCCGGGTTCCGCTGGATCGCCGGCGACGACGTCGCCAACAACACCGTGTCGTTCGTCCGGATCGCCCCGGACGGCTCGACGCTGGTCTGCGTGGCGAACTTCTCCGCCCAGCCGCTGCACGACTACCGGATCGGGTTGCCGGCCGGCGGGACGTGGCAGGAGGTGCTCAACACTGACGCGCACCCCTACGGCGGGTCGGGGGTGGGCAACCTGGGTGAGGTGCGCGCCGAGGACGTGCCGTGGCACGGGATGGTCGCCTCGGCGGCCCTCCAGGTGCCCCCGCTGGGCGTCATCTGGCTCCGCCGAAGCTGA
- a CDS encoding alpha-1,4-glucan--maltose-1-phosphate maltosyltransferase, producing MTGRFPIEDVSPVVSCGGYPAKAVVDEPIPVSARAYREGHDALGCNVVWRGPDGEQRPFTRMRPGEPGQDRWHATITPDAVGEWSFTVEAFQDPYLTWQNAVTKKIAAGQGPEDLANDLAEGTRVLAAARDLVPAADRPRVADALTALAETDLPLAQRVDPALALADLLWEHPVRELRTAGDTYSIWVDRKRALYSAWYEFFPRSEGAAGDRSGTFATATERLPGVAAMGFDVLYLPPIHPIGRVNRKGRNNALTAGPTDVGSPWAIGAAEGGHDTIHPDLGTPADFRAFIQAAAAHGLEVAMDLALQCAPDHPWVTEHPEWFTTRADGSIAYAENPPKKYQDIYPVNFDNDPEGIRAEVLRVVLHWVGEGIRIFRVDNPHTKPFDFWHWLIAEVKKVDPDVLFLAEAFTRPAIMHGLGKIGFTQSYTYFTWRTTAAEMREYCEELIEAADYMRPNFWPNTPDILHESLQHGGPPMFKIRAVLASLLSPSWGLYAGYELFEHVARPGAEEYLDNEKYELRPRDWAGAEAQGRSLAPFLATLNRVRHDNPALHQLRNLRFHEIDNPALLCWSKHDPDTGNTVIVVCSFDPRDVQWGNTTLDMPALGFDWHERFTVYDELTGTSYDWGQRNAVRLDPYLQPAHVLTVRPATGRSPRIAPTAPAPKDPRWTS from the coding sequence GTGACTGGACGGTTCCCGATCGAAGACGTCTCCCCCGTCGTCTCGTGCGGGGGGTACCCGGCCAAGGCGGTGGTCGACGAGCCGATTCCGGTGTCGGCGCGCGCCTACCGGGAGGGGCACGACGCGCTCGGCTGCAACGTGGTGTGGCGCGGCCCGGACGGCGAGCAACGGCCGTTCACCCGGATGCGCCCCGGTGAGCCCGGCCAGGACCGTTGGCACGCCACCATCACACCGGACGCGGTCGGCGAATGGTCGTTCACCGTCGAGGCGTTCCAGGACCCGTACCTGACCTGGCAGAACGCGGTGACCAAGAAGATCGCCGCCGGTCAGGGGCCGGAGGACCTGGCCAACGACCTGGCCGAGGGCACGCGGGTGCTGGCCGCCGCCCGGGACCTCGTCCCGGCCGCCGACCGGCCCCGGGTCGCTGACGCGCTCACCGCCCTCGCGGAGACCGACCTGCCGCTGGCGCAGCGGGTCGACCCGGCGTTGGCCCTGGCCGACCTGCTCTGGGAGCACCCGGTGCGGGAGCTGCGCACCGCCGGTGACACGTACTCGATCTGGGTAGACCGTAAGCGGGCGCTCTACTCGGCCTGGTACGAGTTCTTCCCTCGTTCCGAAGGGGCGGCGGGCGACCGGTCGGGCACCTTCGCCACCGCCACCGAGCGGCTGCCGGGTGTCGCCGCGATGGGCTTCGACGTGCTCTACCTGCCGCCGATCCACCCGATCGGCCGGGTCAACCGCAAGGGCCGCAACAACGCGCTCACCGCCGGCCCGACCGACGTGGGCTCGCCGTGGGCGATCGGCGCCGCCGAGGGCGGCCACGACACGATCCACCCCGATCTGGGTACGCCGGCAGACTTCCGGGCCTTCATCCAGGCGGCGGCGGCGCACGGCCTGGAGGTGGCGATGGACCTGGCGTTGCAGTGCGCGCCGGACCACCCCTGGGTCACCGAGCACCCGGAGTGGTTCACCACCCGGGCCGACGGCAGCATCGCGTACGCGGAGAACCCGCCGAAGAAGTACCAGGACATCTACCCGGTCAACTTCGACAACGATCCGGAGGGCATCCGGGCCGAGGTGCTGCGGGTGGTGCTGCACTGGGTCGGCGAGGGCATCCGGATCTTCCGGGTGGACAACCCGCACACGAAGCCGTTCGACTTCTGGCACTGGCTGATCGCCGAGGTCAAGAAGGTCGATCCGGACGTGCTGTTCCTGGCCGAGGCGTTCACCCGGCCGGCCATCATGCACGGCCTCGGCAAGATCGGCTTCACGCAGTCGTACACCTATTTCACCTGGCGCACGACGGCGGCCGAGATGCGGGAGTACTGCGAGGAGCTGATCGAGGCGGCCGACTACATGCGGCCGAACTTCTGGCCGAACACCCCGGATATCCTGCACGAGTCGTTGCAGCACGGCGGCCCGCCGATGTTCAAGATCCGGGCGGTGTTGGCGTCGCTGCTCTCGCCCTCCTGGGGCCTGTACGCCGGCTACGAGCTGTTCGAGCACGTGGCCCGGCCGGGCGCCGAGGAGTACCTGGACAACGAGAAGTACGAGCTGCGCCCCCGGGACTGGGCCGGCGCGGAGGCGCAGGGCCGCTCGCTGGCGCCGTTTCTGGCCACCCTCAACCGGGTACGCCACGACAACCCGGCCCTGCACCAGCTCCGCAACCTGCGCTTCCACGAGATCGACAACCCGGCGCTGCTCTGCTGGTCCAAGCACGACCCGGACACCGGCAACACGGTCATCGTGGTCTGCTCGTTCGACCCGCGCGACGTGCAGTGGGGCAACACCACCCTGGACATGCCGGCGCTCGGCTTCGACTGGCACGAACGGTTCACCGTGTACGACGAGCTGACCGGCACCAGCTACGACTGGGGTCAACGCAACGCGGTACGCCTCGACCCGTACCTGCAACCCGCGCACGTGTTGACCGTGCGCCCGGCTACCGGCCGCTCGCCCCGTATCGCGCCGACCGCTCCCGCACCGAAGGACCCCCGATGGACCAGCTGA